The region TCAAAAAGGAGATTTTTTTGGATAGGAGCTTTGGCCAGCATTTCAGCTGAGTTATCGATGCCAAGAACACTTGGATTGGTTAATTTTTCGGATAATTTTTGGGTGAGTTCACCAGTTCCACAACCCAAGTCAATAACTTTTAGGTTGGGTTTGTCGATAATATGACTTGATAAATCTTCAAAAGGTTTTGAACGTTCATCTTTAAATTCGTTGTATTTTTTTGGATCCCAGGTCATAGTATTGTTTTTATTTAAAGTTAAAAAAAACTTTAACGTTTAAAAAATAATAAAAATTATTGTTTTATTGCATGAAAGTTTCTGTTACAATACAATCTTAATCAAGTTCATGCCAAAAGTGATCACAGCCATTTTTACATTCGGTATTTCTTCTTTCTGTGTCAGTAATTTTAAAAATCCAAAGCAATGAAATTATTATTTTTTGACTTTCATTTGAAGGAAGAGAAGCTAATTTCTTGAATGCAATTTTTGTTGGAAAACGTTGAAGAATTACAATAGGAGTATAAGTTGGTTTTAATGGGATTGTATTTAATGCCGTTTGATAAGTTTCTGAATTATAATCTATTTTGTCTGGAATAGAATTGAGAATATAAAAATGAAGCGTTTTGAAAAGTTGTTCGAAAGAATGATTTTTATCTAATAATAATTGAGCTCCAAAATCGAAGTCAATTTTGTCTTGTGCAATTTGATTGATTAATAATTCGTGCTTTTCCATTGGATAAAAATAAAACTTTAGATTAAATGATTTCTTGAAAACTTCTTATGAAAACGGATTTGCGTAAGGGATAGAAACGGCATCCTTTTATGGCGGGGTTCGCCATAAAAGATATAGTGGATAGCCCGACCCGGAGGGATACGCCCATATTGTTTTTATTGTTTGTTTAAAAAGAGATTAGACATTCTTGCTGCCAATTGGAATTTGGAATTTCAAGATTTGAAGTTTCTAAAAAAAGTATATCTTTAACCAACCCTAAACCAATAAAAATGCAAGAAAACGACCAGGAACATTTTAAAAGAGAACTCGGATTATTAGACGGAACCATGCTTGTAGTAGGTTCTATGATTGGATCCGGGATATTCATTGTGAGTGCCGACATAGCACGGCAAGTAGGATCGGCTGGATGGCTGACGCTCATTTGGCTAATTTCAGGATTAATTACCATTATCGCCGCAGTGAGTTATGGCGAGTTGAGCGCTATGTTTCCAAAAGCTGGAGGACAGTATGTTTATTTAAAAGAAGCGTATAACAAACTCATTGCGTTTTTGTACGGATGGAGCTTTTTTGCCGTAATCCAAACCGGAACAATTGCAGCTGTTGGAGTGGCTTTTTCAAAGTTTGCAGCCTACTTGTATGAACCTTTTAGTGATGAAAATATATTATACGAATTAGGTTCTTTTAAGCTCAATGCAGCACAGTTAGTCTCTATTTTTACCATTATTTTATTGAGTTATATTAATAGTCGCGGTGTAAAGGATGGTAAAATTTTACAGACGGTTTTAACAATCATTAAAATTTTGTCTTTGCTTGGACTTGTAGTTTTTGGATTAACGCTTGGCGCAAAAGCTTCTATCTGGGATGCTAATTGGGCGGACGGATGGAGCACTCGTGCATTTGATAAAGAAAGTGGTTCCTGGCTTCCAATTGGTGGAACGGCTCTGATTTCCGGAATTTCGGCAGCGATGGTAGGATCCTTGTTCTCAAGTGATGCCTGGAATGGTGTTACTTTTATTGCCGGTGAAATTAAAAATCCAAAACGTAATGTTGGTTTGAGTCTGTTTTTGGGAACTTTTATTGTAACCATAATTTATGTTTTAACGAATATTATGTATTTGGCAGTTGTTCCTTTTGATGAAATAGCGACAGCAAAATCTGATCGTATTGCTGTGGTGGCGGCACAATATATTTTTGGAAATATTGGAACACTAATTATCGCCATAATGATTATGATTTCGACTTTTGCCTGCAATAACGGATTAATTATGGCAGGAGCGAGAGTTTATTACACAATGGCAAAAGATGGGTTGTTCTTTAAAAAAGCAGCAGTTTTAAACGAATCAAGTGT is a window of Flavobacterium crocinum DNA encoding:
- a CDS encoding DUF5958 family protein; this translates as MEKHELLINQIAQDKIDFDFGAQLLLDKNHSFEQLFKTLHFYILNSIPDKIDYNSETYQTALNTIPLKPTYTPIVILQRFPTKIAFKKLASLPSNESQKIIISLLWIFKITDTERRNTECKNGCDHFWHELD
- a CDS encoding APC family permease translates to MQENDQEHFKRELGLLDGTMLVVGSMIGSGIFIVSADIARQVGSAGWLTLIWLISGLITIIAAVSYGELSAMFPKAGGQYVYLKEAYNKLIAFLYGWSFFAVIQTGTIAAVGVAFSKFAAYLYEPFSDENILYELGSFKLNAAQLVSIFTIILLSYINSRGVKDGKILQTVLTIIKILSLLGLVVFGLTLGAKASIWDANWADGWSTRAFDKESGSWLPIGGTALISGISAAMVGSLFSSDAWNGVTFIAGEIKNPKRNVGLSLFLGTFIVTIIYVLTNIMYLAVVPFDEIATAKSDRIAVVAAQYIFGNIGTLIIAIMIMISTFACNNGLIMAGARVYYTMAKDGLFFKKAAVLNESSVPAWALWAQCIWASALCLTGKYGDLLDFVIIIVLIFYILTIYGIFILRKKMPDVERPYKAFGYPFLPMLYIITASAICISLLITKFSTCGWGVLIMLTGIPVYYVTKPKE